One region of Priestia megaterium genomic DNA includes:
- a CDS encoding aspartate aminotransferase family protein, giving the protein MVQVSQNEKDLRAKDEQYVWHGMKPYSPDATMVATKAKGAWITDEQGNRYLDAMAGLWCVNTGYGRDELALAAYEQLKELAYFPLTQSHVPAIKLAEKLNEMLGDGYVIFFSNSGSEANETAFKIVRQYHQQKGEHSRYKFISRYRGYHGNSMGALAATGQAQRKYKYEPLAPGFIHVAPPDSYRGQDDYHAPKEELQSVKDIDNVMTWELSETIAAVIMEPIITGGGILLPPQNYMKGVKETCEKHGALLIVDEVICGFGRTGEAFGFMNYDVKPDIITMAKGITSAYLPLSATAVKKEIYEAFKDSDQYEYFRHVNTFGGSPAACALALKNLEIMERENLFDRSKQLGAYVLSELTPLIDSHPYVGDVRGKGLLIGIELVADKQTKEPLDVNLVNEVIAKCKSKGVIIGKNGATVAGYNNVLTLSPPLNIEESDIELLLATITYALDSIK; this is encoded by the coding sequence ATGGTACAGGTCAGTCAAAATGAAAAAGATCTGCGTGCAAAAGATGAGCAGTATGTATGGCATGGAATGAAACCATACAGTCCGGATGCAACGATGGTAGCTACAAAAGCAAAAGGTGCTTGGATTACAGATGAACAAGGAAATCGCTATTTAGATGCAATGGCAGGGCTTTGGTGTGTAAATACCGGGTATGGACGGGATGAGTTAGCGCTCGCAGCTTACGAGCAGCTAAAAGAACTGGCTTATTTTCCGCTCACTCAATCTCACGTACCTGCTATCAAACTAGCAGAGAAGCTAAATGAAATGCTAGGTGATGGCTATGTTATCTTCTTTTCAAATAGCGGATCTGAAGCAAATGAAACGGCTTTTAAAATTGTGCGTCAATACCATCAGCAAAAAGGAGAGCATTCTCGCTACAAATTTATTTCGCGTTACCGAGGGTATCATGGAAATTCAATGGGCGCACTAGCAGCAACGGGCCAAGCTCAGCGTAAATATAAATATGAACCGCTTGCTCCTGGCTTTATTCACGTTGCGCCGCCTGATTCATACCGAGGGCAAGATGACTACCATGCGCCAAAAGAAGAGCTTCAATCTGTAAAAGATATTGACAATGTCATGACGTGGGAGCTAAGCGAAACGATTGCCGCTGTTATTATGGAGCCAATTATTACAGGTGGAGGAATTCTTTTACCGCCTCAAAATTATATGAAAGGCGTAAAAGAAACGTGTGAAAAACACGGTGCACTTCTAATTGTAGATGAAGTTATTTGCGGCTTTGGACGTACAGGAGAAGCCTTTGGTTTTATGAACTACGATGTAAAACCAGATATCATTACCATGGCAAAAGGAATTACAAGCGCATATCTTCCGCTCTCGGCAACTGCTGTTAAAAAAGAAATCTATGAAGCGTTCAAAGATAGCGATCAGTACGAGTATTTTCGTCACGTTAATACATTTGGAGGAAGCCCGGCTGCGTGTGCACTGGCATTAAAGAATTTAGAAATTATGGAAAGAGAAAATCTGTTTGATCGTTCTAAACAGCTCGGGGCTTACGTATTAAGTGAGCTAACGCCGCTTATTGATAGCCACCCATACGTTGGAGATGTAAGAGGTAAAGGGCTTTTAATCGGAATTGAACTTGTAGCTGATAAGCAAACGAAGGAACCGCTAGACGTTAATCTTGTAAATGAAGTGATTGCTAAATGTAAAAGCAAAGGAGTCATTATTGGGAAAAATGGAGCAACGGTAGCCGGCTATAATAATGTTCTCACGCTCTCGCCGCCGCTCAACATTGAGGAAAGTGATATTGAGCTGTTATTAGCTACTATTACGTATGCGCTTGACAGCATCAAATAG
- a CDS encoding CoA-acylating methylmalonate-semialdehyde dehydrogenase, with product MSVVNNDTQVLKNYVGGKWVDTAGQKFGEVINPSTGEVIAKVPLSTKEDVANAVETAQKTFETWRNVPAPKRARLMFAFQHLLVKHHEELAKLVVQENGKAFKEAYGEVQRGIECVEFAAGAPTLLMGESLNNIAEEIDSEMFRFPLGVVGGITPFNFPMMVPLWMFPLAIVCGNTFVLKPSERTPLLATRLAELFTEAGAPDGLLNIVHGAHDVVNGLIEHEKVKAISFVGSQPVAKYVYEQAAAQGKRVQALSGAKNHHVVMPDCDMDKAVSHIISSAYGSAGQRCMACSAVVVVGEKGDEFVAKLKQKADELIMGSGFDDEVLLTPVIRKEHRDKVLDYIELGMKEGAELIRDGRKEMDEHAEGNFLGATIFDRVTLDMTIAKEEIFAPVLSLLRADTLDEALRYMEKSRFGNGATIYTKDAKAVRQFREEADAGMLGINVGVPATMAFFPFSGWKDSFYGDLHVNGKDGLNFFTRKKMVTSRFDF from the coding sequence ATGTCAGTTGTGAATAATGATACGCAAGTTTTAAAAAATTACGTGGGCGGAAAATGGGTTGATACGGCAGGGCAAAAATTTGGAGAGGTAATTAATCCATCGACGGGCGAAGTAATTGCAAAAGTACCGCTTTCTACAAAAGAAGACGTAGCCAATGCGGTGGAAACAGCGCAAAAAACATTTGAAACATGGCGTAACGTTCCTGCTCCAAAACGAGCAAGATTAATGTTTGCGTTTCAGCATTTACTAGTTAAGCATCACGAAGAGTTAGCGAAATTAGTTGTACAAGAAAACGGCAAGGCTTTTAAAGAAGCTTACGGTGAAGTACAGCGCGGTATTGAATGCGTGGAGTTTGCTGCGGGTGCTCCTACTTTATTAATGGGAGAATCATTAAATAACATAGCGGAAGAAATTGATTCTGAAATGTTCCGTTTCCCACTTGGTGTTGTCGGAGGCATCACACCTTTTAATTTTCCAATGATGGTACCGCTGTGGATGTTCCCGCTTGCCATTGTATGTGGAAATACGTTTGTATTAAAACCGTCTGAGCGAACGCCGCTTTTAGCAACGCGACTTGCTGAACTTTTTACAGAAGCAGGAGCACCGGATGGATTATTAAATATTGTACACGGGGCACATGATGTCGTGAATGGATTAATAGAGCACGAAAAAGTTAAAGCGATTTCATTCGTCGGATCGCAGCCGGTAGCAAAGTATGTTTATGAACAAGCTGCAGCTCAAGGGAAACGAGTTCAGGCTTTATCCGGAGCTAAAAATCATCATGTTGTGATGCCAGACTGCGATATGGATAAAGCGGTATCCCATATTATCAGCTCGGCTTATGGAAGTGCCGGCCAGCGATGCATGGCTTGCAGCGCGGTGGTCGTAGTTGGTGAAAAAGGAGATGAATTCGTCGCGAAATTAAAGCAAAAAGCAGATGAATTAATTATGGGAAGCGGATTTGATGATGAAGTGCTTCTAACGCCCGTGATTCGAAAAGAGCACCGTGATAAGGTGCTGGATTATATTGAACTTGGCATGAAAGAAGGGGCGGAACTCATTCGTGACGGACGTAAAGAAATGGATGAACATGCAGAAGGAAATTTCTTAGGAGCAACCATTTTTGACCGCGTAACTCTTGATATGACCATTGCTAAAGAAGAGATTTTTGCACCTGTACTAAGCTTGCTTCGCGCTGACACATTAGATGAAGCACTTCGCTATATGGAAAAATCTCGTTTTGGAAATGGAGCAACGATTTATACAAAAGATGCAAAAGCGGTGCGTCAATTTAGAGAAGAAGCAGATGCGGGTATGCTCGGCATTAACGTAGGAGTACCTGCTACGATGGCCTTCTTCCCATTCTCCGGCTGGAAAGACTCTTTTTACGGAGATTTGCATGTAAACGGCAAAGACGGTTTGAACTTCTTTACACGTAAAAAGATGGTTACATCACGCTTTGACTTTTAA
- a CDS encoding PucR family transcriptional regulator encodes MKFARGGVDLKSYLTVTEILTRKHFVNCEVIAGEKGLTNSVKWVHVMEVTRINELLKGNELILSTGVGWGEDPQSCLSFLQQLISCKASGLCIELGTYTSKIPQIVIDKANECDFPIILFHEEVPFVEITQDVHSLLINQHYQMISDLEQYSHRLNQLLLTVNDPAVILQCLYESTGLLVGLKVSNELFTFAPEMDLLKQQLLLHYISRENESPHFTEQPIHLLGQDYAQLYVASINEALTELEVLTVDRTATALAQHFLKDLYVEEKKRVDETEWMTKWMNGELTLEQIKDSMHEVCSDSPIRGGIVVCCKWQRREKFDRTYFKLILRSIFEQEGFHLLVSERNREVLFILLNKRMVSTWRERLESSLHRWMNQYESDENSKRNAISFIGIGQYCEQLDCMHKSYETAKETISIQEMLQKQTIIHFYDDLHMYRIISLLHQHEDLQEVVFEYLQPVITYDETYNAKLMETLKIYLACNGSKQETAKRLYIVRQTLYHRIEKLEKLLGEDFMEPEKRLAIEFMIMAYEYLFMMKKSRAEFING; translated from the coding sequence GTGAAATTCGCTAGGGGCGGTGTTGACTTGAAATCATATTTAACAGTAACAGAGATTTTAACAAGGAAACATTTTGTAAACTGTGAAGTAATAGCTGGAGAGAAAGGGCTTACTAATTCTGTGAAGTGGGTGCACGTGATGGAAGTGACGCGCATTAATGAGCTGCTAAAAGGAAACGAGCTCATTTTATCAACAGGGGTAGGCTGGGGAGAAGATCCTCAATCTTGTTTATCATTTCTTCAGCAATTAATTTCTTGTAAGGCATCAGGACTGTGTATTGAACTTGGCACTTATACTTCTAAGATTCCGCAAATTGTCATTGATAAAGCGAACGAATGTGATTTTCCGATTATTTTATTTCACGAAGAAGTTCCGTTCGTTGAAATTACGCAAGATGTTCACTCACTTTTAATTAATCAGCATTATCAAATGATTTCCGATTTAGAACAGTATTCTCATCGGCTAAATCAGCTGCTGTTAACAGTTAATGACCCGGCCGTTATCTTACAGTGTTTATATGAATCTACGGGGCTTCTTGTCGGCCTTAAAGTTTCAAATGAATTATTTACCTTTGCTCCGGAGATGGACTTACTCAAACAGCAGCTTCTACTTCATTATATAAGCAGGGAAAATGAGAGTCCGCATTTTACTGAGCAGCCTATTCATTTATTAGGACAAGATTATGCTCAGCTGTATGTCGCCTCTATAAATGAAGCGTTAACAGAACTTGAAGTGCTCACCGTTGATCGGACGGCAACTGCACTTGCTCAGCATTTTTTGAAGGACTTGTATGTCGAAGAGAAAAAAAGAGTAGATGAAACTGAATGGATGACGAAATGGATGAACGGAGAGCTAACTCTTGAACAAATAAAAGATTCTATGCACGAGGTGTGTTCAGATTCTCCTATTCGCGGGGGTATCGTTGTTTGCTGTAAGTGGCAAAGACGGGAAAAGTTTGATCGAACGTATTTTAAGCTGATCTTACGAAGCATCTTTGAACAAGAAGGCTTTCACTTATTAGTCTCCGAGCGAAATCGCGAAGTGTTATTTATTCTTTTGAACAAACGAATGGTTAGCACGTGGAGAGAGAGATTAGAAAGCAGCCTTCACCGCTGGATGAATCAATACGAATCGGATGAAAACTCAAAGCGGAACGCTATTAGCTTTATCGGAATTGGCCAATACTGTGAACAGCTTGACTGTATGCATAAAAGCTATGAAACGGCTAAAGAAACAATTTCGATTCAAGAAATGCTGCAAAAACAAACCATTATTCATTTTTATGATGATTTGCATATGTACCGAATTATTTCGCTTTTACATCAGCATGAAGACTTACAGGAAGTGGTGTTTGAATATCTGCAGCCCGTTATTACATATGATGAAACGTACAATGCAAAACTCATGGAAACATTAAAAATTTATTTAGCATGCAACGGATCTAAACAAGAGACGGCTAAGCGTTTATACATTGTGCGGCAAACGCTGTATCACCGCATTGAAAAACTAGAAAAGCTGCTGGGTGAAGATTTTATGGAGCCGGAAAAACGATTGGCGATTGAATTTATGATTATGGCATATGAATATTTGTTTATGATGAAAAAGTCGCGTGCGGAATTTATAAACGGATAA
- the hydA gene encoding dihydropyrimidinase: protein MKKIVKNGVIVTATDTYKADILIENGVISAIGSAFEEQGCEVIDAKGNYVFPGGIDPHTHLDMPFGGTVTKDDFETGTRAAAFGGTTTVIDFCLTNKGEPLQKAIGTWHEKSKGKAAIDYSFHLMIGEITEDVLNELPTIIEKEGITSFKVFMAYKNVFQADDATLYQTLVQAKKLGALVMVHAENGDVIEYLTAKALEQGQTDPIYHALTRPPEIEGEATGRAAVLTELADSQLYVVHVSCAEAVKKIAEAREKGVNIWGETCPQYLTLDQTYLEKPDFEGAKYVWSPPLREKWNQDVLWNALRNGDLQTIGSDQCSFDFNGQKDLGKGDFTKIPNGGPIIEDRMSLLFSEGVVKNRININQFVDITSTKIAKLFGLYPKKGTIAVGADADLLIFDPSVERAISAKTHHMAVDYSAFEGMKVTGEPVSVLCRGEFVVKDKQFVGQKGYGQYTKRAKFNELNTANEAEKLTL from the coding sequence ATGAAGAAAATCGTTAAAAATGGTGTCATAGTCACAGCAACAGATACGTATAAAGCCGATATTTTAATTGAGAATGGAGTGATTTCGGCAATTGGCTCAGCTTTTGAAGAACAGGGATGCGAAGTGATTGATGCAAAAGGCAACTATGTATTCCCAGGAGGCATCGATCCCCATACTCATTTGGATATGCCGTTTGGAGGGACCGTTACAAAAGACGACTTTGAAACAGGTACAAGAGCAGCAGCTTTTGGAGGTACGACAACTGTTATTGATTTTTGCTTAACCAATAAAGGCGAACCGCTCCAAAAAGCGATCGGCACATGGCATGAAAAATCAAAAGGAAAAGCGGCTATCGATTACAGCTTTCATCTAATGATTGGAGAAATCACGGAAGATGTATTAAATGAGCTTCCTACGATTATTGAAAAAGAAGGAATTACTTCTTTTAAAGTGTTCATGGCCTATAAAAATGTTTTTCAAGCAGACGATGCTACCCTTTACCAAACGCTAGTGCAAGCTAAAAAACTAGGGGCGCTTGTGATGGTACATGCTGAAAATGGAGATGTTATTGAGTATTTAACGGCAAAAGCGCTGGAGCAAGGACAAACTGATCCTATCTATCATGCACTCACTCGTCCTCCGGAAATAGAAGGAGAAGCTACGGGAAGAGCCGCAGTGCTAACCGAGCTTGCTGACTCACAGCTCTATGTTGTTCACGTATCTTGCGCTGAAGCAGTTAAAAAGATTGCTGAAGCAAGGGAAAAAGGCGTAAATATCTGGGGCGAAACGTGTCCGCAGTATTTGACGCTTGACCAAACCTATTTAGAGAAACCGGATTTTGAAGGAGCAAAATACGTATGGTCGCCGCCTTTACGTGAAAAATGGAACCAAGATGTTTTGTGGAATGCCCTGCGTAATGGCGACTTGCAAACGATTGGATCAGATCAGTGCTCGTTTGATTTTAACGGTCAAAAAGATCTAGGAAAAGGAGATTTTACAAAGATTCCAAACGGAGGACCTATTATCGAGGATCGCATGAGCCTTTTATTTTCAGAAGGAGTAGTGAAAAACCGAATTAATATCAATCAGTTTGTGGATATAACGTCAACAAAAATCGCGAAGCTGTTCGGACTGTATCCGAAAAAAGGAACGATAGCAGTTGGTGCAGACGCGGATCTGCTTATATTTGACCCTTCTGTTGAACGTGCGATTTCAGCTAAAACGCATCATATGGCAGTTGATTATAGCGCATTTGAGGGAATGAAAGTTACAGGTGAGCCGGTTTCAGTGCTTTGCCGAGGAGAATTTGTCGTAAAAGATAAGCAGTTTGTCGGTCAAAAAGGCTATGGACAGTATACAAAAAGAGCAAAGTTTAATGAGTTAAACACGGCTAACGAAGCTGAAAAATTAACGTTATAA